GCGTCGTCCGCGGCGGCCGTTTCCGCTTGTTTCTTGCTTCCGCCTTGGCCGATCCCGAGCCGGGTTCCTTCCCAGTAGACTTCTGCCTGGAAGGTCTTTGCGTGATCCGGGCCGTCCTCGGCGATGATTTCGTAGGTGGGTCCGATGTGGCCGATGCCTTGGAGAATTTCCTGGAGCTCCCCTTTGGGATTCACGTCCATGGGTTCTTCTGAGATGCGCTCCAGCATGGGGCTGCACGAGACGATCACGAAGTGTCGGGCGTTCTCGAGCCCGCCGTCCAGGTAGATGGCGCCCACGAGCGATTCAAAGGCATCCGCCAAGGTGGAGGCCCGGGCGCGACCGCCATTGGCCTCTTCCCCGCGGCCCAGCAGGAGGTAGGAGCCCAGTTGCAAGTCCTCGGCGTTCGAGGCGAGGGCGTCTTTGGAGACCAGGAGGGCGCGCAGTTTGGTGAGTTCTCCCTCGGCGAAGTGAGGAAAGAGGCGGAAGAGTTGCTCGGTCAGCACCAGTTGCAGCACTGCGTCTCCCAAGAATTCCAATCGCTGGTTGTCGAAATGCGGCTTGCGCGTTTCGTAAGCAAGGCTGGGATGCGTCAGTGCCTCCGCAAGGAGGAGGGAATTGCGGAATTTGTAGCCGATGCGCCGCTCGATGGGAGCGAGGGCTTTGCCGGTTCCGCGATTCCCTCCTCCCGATGAGGAAGGGTCTGGCATGGATATGAACTTCACGCCGTAACACATTCAGACAGAAGGGGCAAGCTCTCCCTTTTCAAATAATACCAACCGACCGGATAAACTGGTAGAACGGTAGTTTAGAAGGAGTGTGGGAAAGGCGCTGACGCGCAGATGAGAGAGGCCCGGTGCCTTTCGCATCAGTCCGGCGTTGCTCCCCGCTTGTGGTGCCCGCACCACGCCCTCGTCGTGCCTTGGTCTGATCCGAAATTCACGCGGCCGTTCTACCACTTTATCCGGCAGCTTGGTATTAGCCCTCGGGCCCGGGCTGCGCCTTGTCTCCGGGAGCTTTCCCGCTACTCTGGGGGATGTTGCGGTTTTACCAAGGGGGCGCGGCCGACGGCTGGGTCGAGGAGTCGGGCGGCGAGCCAGCGCTGGAGCAGGCCATTTGGATCGATCTCTTGCAGCCAACTCCGGCCGAGCGAGCCGCGGTCGAGACCTTTCTGGGGCTGGCCCTGCCTTCGCGCGATGAGATGCGGGACATCGAGGAGAGCGCCCGCTTTTACCTGGAAGGCGGCGCGCGCTTCATGACCACCAACGTCATGACGAAGCTGGAAACCGACGAGCCGGAGGTGCAGGAGATCACCTTTGTGCTCTCAGCCAAGCACCTGGTGACCTTGCGCTACCAGGACCTACGGCCATTCCAGCGGCTGATCCGGCGCTACCAACGCCTGGCACCCAAGCGGAACTCCGGAGACGTCCTGCTCGATCTCTACGGACAGATTGTGGAACGCCAAGCGGAGGTCTTGG
This region of Verrucomicrobiota bacterium genomic DNA includes:
- the rnc gene encoding ribonuclease III, giving the protein MPDPSSSGGGNRGTGKALAPIERRIGYKFRNSLLLAEALTHPSLAYETRKPHFDNQRLEFLGDAVLQLVLTEQLFRLFPHFAEGELTKLRALLVSKDALASNAEDLQLGSYLLLGRGEEANGGRARASTLADAFESLVGAIYLDGGLENARHFVIVSCSPMLERISEEPMDVNPKGELQEILQGIGHIGPTYEIIAEDGPDHAKTFQAEVYWEGTRLGIGQGGSKKQAETAAADDALTKQLWKARKNTPSP